ATTTTTGTATGGCAACTATTCTGAGCCAGAAGGCATTTTAACCAACTGGCGCAGCTCTTTGGTGCGTACCGAAAGTATCAGTGCGGCTGCTGCTCGTGAAGGCTTCGAGCCTTTATTGCGTCTATCGCGCGGCGAAAAACGCGGGAGCGAGCGAGCTCGTGAACAAATTCTAGCCAATTCCTACGAAGCTGTGATTGGCGCCCTATATCTAGATAAGGGCTACGAGGCAGCCAAAGAATTTATCACCAAAAGTTTATTGCCCACCTTCGACAGTATTCTTAAAGAAGGTAGCTGGATGGATCCTAAATCTCGCCTGCAAGAAGTTGTGCAAAGTCGCGATGGCTTCACGCCGATCTATAAGGTGATTAGTGAAGAAGGTCCCGATCACGACAAAACTTTTGTCATCGGCGTTTTTGTTGACAACGAGCTAAAAGGTGAGGGGACTGGACCAAGCAAACAAGCCGCCCAGGTAGCCGCCGCAACGTCGGCCTTAAAAAGCTACCAAGAGAGCCAGTGTTGACAACAGAGGTGCTTATCTGTAAAATAACCAAGACATGTTAGCAATTCGACTCAAAAGAACCGGTCGCACGGGACACGCCCAATTCAGGGTTGTGGTTCAAGACAGCCGTTTTCATCCAACCCGTGGCCGAATAGTAGCCTACCTTGGTAGCTATAATCCTCATAGTAAAGCCACCCAACTAGATAAAGATTTAGTCGCCAAGTATTTAGGTAATGGAGCTCAGCCATCTGATCGCGTAGCTCGCTTACTTAAATCCGAAGGTGTTAAGCTTCCTGATTGGGTAAAAACTAGCGATCCAAAAGAACGCGCTATTCGCAATCCTGAAAAGTTGCGTCGCAACCAGCCTAAAGAAGAATCTGCGCCAGAAGTTGAGGCAACCGCCGAAGCTTCACAGGCCGCCGAAGAACCCGCTCCTACAGAAGAAGCCTCTGCCGAACCCGAGGCTGAAGCTGCCCAACCCGAGGCTCCAAGCCCAGAAGCTGATGTACCAGCCGATGGCGAAACCACAGCCGAGCAATAAAATAAACTCGCCGGCGCTGCGCGCAACATAACGGGTGGTACTCACAAATAATGAATAAATTCCTTATTTGCTCCGTTCCTACGTTATAATAAAATTACCGACTAAACGAAGGAGACTAGTATGGCCGTCAGTATTGACCAGCAATTTATTGAA
This window of the Candidatus Saccharimonadales bacterium genome carries:
- the rpsP gene encoding 30S ribosomal protein S16; translation: MLAIRLKRTGRTGHAQFRVVVQDSRFHPTRGRIVAYLGSYNPHSKATQLDKDLVAKYLGNGAQPSDRVARLLKSEGVKLPDWVKTSDPKERAIRNPEKLRRNQPKEESAPEVEATAEASQAAEEPAPTEEASAEPEAEAAQPEAPSPEADVPADGETTAEQ
- the rnc gene encoding ribonuclease III yields the protein MDVSKYQAFADDKFGGIANINLLITAFTHRSYINEHKKTAAAHNERLEFLGDAVLELVVTEFLYGNYSEPEGILTNWRSSLVRTESISAAAAREGFEPLLRLSRGEKRGSERAREQILANSYEAVIGALYLDKGYEAAKEFITKSLLPTFDSILKEGSWMDPKSRLQEVVQSRDGFTPIYKVISEEGPDHDKTFVIGVFVDNELKGEGTGPSKQAAQVAAATSALKSYQESQC